In Plantibacter sp. PA-3-X8, one DNA window encodes the following:
- a CDS encoding FKBP-type peptidyl-prolyl cis-trans isomerase, whose product MRTAPALIAAAGLLLVSLTGCTAPGSASCDTAASAGDATKLISVSGDFGATPKVELPKPLYTKTTERQVVIQGDGQQVSADGTVNLNLMLLNGRTGDVLQQTDFNGPASTLIALSGSLPGFAKAFACTTVGSRVVAAISPEDAFGPSGGSEANGIKKDDAIILVADIQGAALPKADGAERPIPSGFPSVVTAPSGQPGITIPAAPAPTETKHTLSRVGDGATVKAGDQVIVNYTGVLWDQKSVFDSSWEKGQPLVFQADGGQMIKAFNDAVVGQQVGSQIILVVAPKDGYGEQGSGSVPAGATLVFVIDVLGTQRAAQ is encoded by the coding sequence GTGCGCACTGCACCAGCTCTCATCGCCGCAGCAGGCCTCCTGCTCGTCTCCCTCACCGGGTGCACCGCGCCGGGCTCGGCCTCGTGCGACACCGCGGCGTCCGCCGGCGACGCGACGAAGCTCATCAGCGTGTCGGGTGACTTCGGCGCCACCCCGAAGGTGGAGCTCCCGAAGCCGCTGTACACGAAGACGACGGAGCGCCAGGTCGTGATCCAGGGCGACGGTCAGCAGGTCTCGGCCGACGGCACCGTCAACCTCAACCTGATGCTCCTCAACGGACGCACGGGCGACGTCCTGCAGCAGACGGACTTCAACGGGCCCGCGAGCACCCTCATCGCCCTGTCCGGAAGCCTCCCCGGCTTCGCGAAGGCGTTCGCCTGCACGACGGTCGGATCCCGTGTCGTCGCGGCGATCTCACCCGAGGACGCGTTCGGCCCGAGCGGTGGCAGCGAGGCGAACGGCATCAAGAAGGACGACGCGATCATCCTCGTCGCCGACATCCAGGGTGCGGCGCTGCCCAAGGCCGACGGTGCCGAGCGCCCGATCCCGTCAGGGTTCCCCTCCGTCGTGACCGCTCCGAGTGGTCAGCCCGGCATCACCATCCCGGCGGCCCCAGCACCGACCGAGACGAAGCACACCCTGTCCCGCGTCGGCGACGGTGCCACGGTCAAGGCCGGCGACCAGGTCATCGTCAACTACACCGGCGTGCTGTGGGATCAGAAGAGCGTCTTCGACAGCAGCTGGGAGAAGGGCCAGCCCCTCGTCTTCCAGGCCGACGGCGGTCAGATGATCAAGGCCTTCAACGACGCGGTCGTCGGCCAGCAGGTCGGCTCGCAGATCATCCTCGTGGTGGCGCCGAAGGACGGCTACGGCGAGCAGGGTTCGGGCAGCGTCCCGGCCGGCGCCACGCTCGTGTTCGTCATCGACGTGCTCGGCACGCAGCGCGCGGCGCAGTAA
- a CDS encoding PAC2 family protein: protein MTEDTKEPLGGRLLVVAFEGWNDAGEAASGAVRVLRDSLALRPLLEIDPEPYYDYQFNRPTVGVDEDGKRSLTWPGTTISGPDPEAAKPATPLAEDAALRVSEGGGDNVYVLLGAEPSRGWKAFVDEILAVITEQRITGMVMLGAMLADVPHTRPISVFASSENAELRQALQLERSTYEGPVGILSVLADAAERQGVQSLSVWASVPHYVHSAPSPKAVLALIDKLEELIDVVIPRGALVEESGEWQSGIDTLAAEDEDMAAYIQQLEQARDTVESPEASGEAIAKEFERYLRRDEGKGDEPWRKDRE, encoded by the coding sequence GTGACGGAAGACACCAAGGAGCCGCTGGGCGGTCGCCTGCTCGTCGTGGCGTTCGAGGGTTGGAACGATGCCGGCGAGGCGGCGAGCGGCGCGGTGCGCGTGCTTCGCGACTCGCTCGCCCTCCGCCCGCTGCTCGAGATCGACCCGGAGCCCTACTACGACTACCAGTTCAACCGGCCGACGGTCGGCGTCGACGAGGACGGCAAACGGTCCCTGACCTGGCCCGGTACCACGATCTCGGGGCCCGACCCCGAAGCGGCGAAGCCCGCGACCCCTCTTGCGGAGGACGCTGCGCTCCGGGTCAGCGAGGGCGGCGGCGACAACGTCTACGTGTTGCTCGGCGCTGAGCCCTCGCGCGGCTGGAAGGCGTTCGTCGACGAGATCCTCGCCGTGATCACCGAGCAGCGCATCACCGGCATGGTGATGCTCGGTGCGATGCTCGCCGACGTCCCGCACACGCGACCCATCTCGGTCTTCGCGTCGAGCGAGAACGCGGAGCTGCGGCAGGCCCTGCAGCTCGAGCGCAGCACGTACGAAGGGCCGGTCGGCATCCTCAGTGTGCTGGCCGACGCCGCCGAGCGGCAGGGCGTCCAGAGTCTGTCGGTCTGGGCCTCGGTCCCCCACTACGTGCACAGCGCGCCCTCCCCGAAAGCCGTCCTGGCGCTGATCGACAAGCTCGAGGAGCTCATCGACGTCGTCATCCCCCGCGGAGCCCTCGTCGAGGAGTCCGGCGAGTGGCAGAGCGGGATCGACACGCTCGCCGCCGAAGACGAGGACATGGCCGCCTACATCCAGCAGCTGGAGCAGGCGCGCGACACCGTCGAGTCGCCCGAGGCGAGCGGCGAGGCCATCGCCAAGGAGTTCGAGCGGTACCTCCGTCGGGACGAGGGCAAGGGCGACGAGCCCTGGCGGAAGGACCGCGAGTAA
- a CDS encoding SGNH/GDSL hydrolase family protein has product MTEQHHPWSRYVAIGDSFTEGIGDPEPGAPGGHRGWADRVAEVLAAQNSDFAYANLAVRGKLAQQILDDQVEPALELHPDLITISAGGNDVIRPGTDPDDIARRLEQAIIRLRSDGATVVLFTGVDVGFSPVFRSIRGKVAIYNENLRAIAARHDCIIADQWALQAIQDPRMWAPDRLHLNALGHHEVARLVLHALNVENDLKPLQPEPLPVRRWRQARTEDFAWAREYLVPWVLRRVRHQSSGDHITAKRPLAGPFLTVAAQDQELDV; this is encoded by the coding sequence ATGACCGAACAGCACCATCCCTGGTCGCGGTACGTCGCCATCGGCGACTCGTTCACCGAGGGGATCGGTGATCCCGAGCCGGGCGCGCCGGGCGGGCACCGTGGGTGGGCCGATCGGGTCGCCGAGGTGCTGGCCGCGCAGAACTCGGACTTCGCCTACGCCAACCTCGCCGTGCGCGGCAAGCTCGCGCAGCAGATCCTCGACGACCAGGTGGAGCCCGCCCTGGAGCTGCACCCGGACCTCATCACGATCTCGGCGGGCGGCAACGACGTGATCCGGCCCGGCACCGACCCCGACGACATCGCCAGACGACTCGAGCAGGCGATCATCCGCCTCCGGAGCGACGGAGCGACGGTCGTGCTGTTCACCGGCGTGGACGTCGGCTTCTCTCCCGTCTTCCGCAGCATCCGCGGCAAGGTCGCGATCTACAACGAGAACCTGCGGGCCATCGCCGCCCGACACGACTGCATCATCGCCGACCAGTGGGCACTCCAGGCCATCCAGGATCCGCGGATGTGGGCGCCGGACCGCCTGCACCTGAACGCGCTCGGCCACCATGAGGTCGCCCGCCTCGTCCTGCACGCGCTGAACGTGGAGAACGACCTCAAGCCGCTGCAGCCGGAGCCGCTCCCCGTCAGGCGTTGGCGTCAGGCCCGGACCGAGGACTTCGCCTGGGCGCGTGAGTACCTCGTGCCGTGGGTGCTCCGTCGGGTGCGGCACCAGTCGTCCGGCGACCACATCACCGCCAAGCGACCGCTCGCCGGCCCGTTCCTCACGGTCGCAGCGCAGGACCAGGAACTCGACGTCTGA
- a CDS encoding M20/M25/M40 family metallo-hydrolase — translation MTSGSDASDLTLDETTRIARDLIRMDTTNYGEGRSNGETEAAEYVEAYLRDLGLEPELIDAAPGRTSVVARVTGANPEKPALVVHGHLDVVPADPANWSVDPFGGEIKDGLLWGRGAVDMKNMDAMILASLREILGSGRRPERDLVIAMFSDEENGGVFGSHHLVTERPELFAGATEAISEVGGYSITFGGRRSYLLQTSEKALVWIKLVATGRAAHGSRYVQDNAVTRLAEAVAAIGRTEWPVRLTDTTEQLLREIATILGTTPERLGPDELALATGTASGFIQASLRTTSNPTLLQAGYKHNVIPDRAEALVDIRTLPGEEDAVLARVAEIVGEDIEIVVMHRDIGLETPFSGPLVDAVVETLGRHDPGAPVLPYMLSGGTDNKALSLLGITGYGFAPLRLPEHLDFPAMFHGVDERVPLDALGFGRQVLTDLLLDY, via the coding sequence ATGACCTCCGGCTCAGACGCATCCGACCTCACGCTCGACGAGACCACGCGGATCGCGCGGGACCTCATCCGAATGGACACGACGAATTACGGCGAGGGCCGCTCCAACGGCGAGACGGAGGCGGCCGAGTACGTCGAGGCGTACCTCCGCGACCTCGGACTGGAGCCGGAGCTGATCGACGCCGCTCCGGGCCGGACCAGCGTAGTCGCACGGGTCACCGGCGCGAACCCCGAGAAGCCTGCGCTCGTCGTGCACGGGCACCTCGACGTGGTGCCCGCCGACCCCGCGAACTGGTCGGTGGACCCCTTCGGCGGCGAGATCAAGGACGGCCTGCTGTGGGGACGCGGGGCCGTCGACATGAAGAACATGGACGCGATGATCCTCGCGTCGCTCCGCGAGATCCTCGGCAGCGGCCGTCGCCCGGAACGCGACCTCGTGATCGCGATGTTCTCGGACGAGGAGAACGGCGGCGTGTTCGGCTCGCACCACCTCGTGACGGAACGACCGGAGCTCTTCGCCGGCGCGACCGAGGCGATCAGCGAGGTCGGCGGGTACTCGATCACGTTCGGCGGACGCCGCTCCTACCTCCTCCAGACCTCGGAGAAGGCCCTCGTCTGGATCAAACTGGTCGCGACCGGACGAGCGGCCCACGGATCCCGCTACGTGCAGGACAACGCCGTCACCCGCCTCGCGGAAGCGGTGGCGGCCATCGGACGCACCGAGTGGCCCGTCCGACTCACCGACACCACCGAGCAGCTGCTCCGTGAGATCGCCACCATCCTCGGCACCACGCCCGAACGGCTCGGCCCGGACGAGCTCGCCCTCGCGACGGGTACGGCCTCCGGCTTCATCCAGGCCTCGCTCCGCACGACGAGCAACCCGACCCTGCTGCAGGCCGGGTACAAGCACAACGTGATCCCCGATCGCGCCGAGGCGCTCGTCGACATCCGCACCCTGCCCGGCGAGGAGGACGCCGTGCTCGCGCGCGTCGCGGAGATCGTCGGTGAGGACATCGAGATCGTCGTCATGCACCGCGACATCGGCCTCGAGACACCGTTCTCGGGTCCGCTCGTCGACGCGGTCGTCGAGACCCTCGGGCGCCATGACCCCGGCGCCCCGGTACTCCCGTACATGCTCTCCGGCGGTACCGACAACAAGGCGCTCTCGCTCCTCGGCATCACCGGGTACGGCTTCGCTCCGCTGCGCCTGCCGGAACACCTGGACTTCCCCGCGATGTTCCACGGAGTCGACGAGCGCGTGCCGCTCGACGCGCTAGGGTTTGGCAGGCAGGTCCTCACGGACCTCCTCCTCGACTACTGA
- the mshC gene encoding cysteine--1-D-myo-inosityl 2-amino-2-deoxy-alpha-D-glucopyranoside ligase → MRAWSAPVVPQLPGSGTAPCLWDTPSAGLIEASAERTARLYVCGITPYDATHLGHASSYLAYDTLQRVWLDAGYEVHYAQNVTDVDDPLLERATATGVDWVELAASQVELFRSDMERLSILPPEDYVAVTEVIGPIADAVALLIERGVAYTVATPDSAAGDDVYFDVRAAADDVWHLGAESGLDEATMAAFFAERGGDPDRAGKRDAFDPLLWRAARDGEPSWESPVGQGRPGWHIECSVIALQHLGSDFTVQGGGSDLVFPHHDLSAGHAAALSGRPLAKVFSHAGMVAYEGTKMSKSLGNLVLVSRLAADGADPSAIRLAILANHYRSDWEWHDEHLVLADRRLGTWRSAFATDAASGASAVELLQAMRVRLADDLDTPGAIALVDAAATTGVDDADLARSAVDALLGVR, encoded by the coding sequence GTGAGGGCCTGGTCCGCCCCGGTCGTCCCGCAGCTGCCCGGCTCCGGCACGGCCCCGTGTCTCTGGGACACCCCGAGCGCCGGGCTCATCGAGGCCTCCGCCGAACGCACGGCGCGGTTGTACGTCTGCGGCATCACGCCGTACGACGCGACCCACCTCGGCCACGCGTCGAGCTACCTCGCCTACGACACCCTGCAGCGCGTCTGGCTGGACGCCGGCTACGAGGTGCACTACGCCCAGAACGTCACCGATGTGGACGACCCGCTGCTCGAGCGGGCCACCGCGACCGGCGTCGACTGGGTCGAACTCGCAGCGAGCCAAGTCGAACTCTTCCGGAGCGACATGGAACGCCTCAGCATCCTTCCCCCCGAGGACTACGTCGCGGTCACCGAGGTCATCGGACCGATCGCCGACGCCGTCGCGCTGCTCATCGAGCGCGGTGTCGCCTACACGGTCGCCACCCCGGACAGTGCCGCCGGAGACGACGTCTACTTCGACGTGCGCGCCGCGGCCGACGACGTCTGGCACCTCGGTGCGGAGAGCGGGCTCGACGAGGCGACGATGGCCGCGTTCTTCGCCGAGCGCGGGGGAGACCCCGACCGCGCCGGGAAACGCGACGCCTTCGATCCACTGCTCTGGCGGGCGGCGCGCGACGGCGAGCCGAGCTGGGAGTCACCCGTCGGCCAAGGACGCCCCGGTTGGCACATCGAGTGCTCGGTCATCGCCCTCCAGCACCTCGGATCCGACTTCACGGTCCAGGGTGGCGGCTCCGACCTCGTCTTCCCGCACCACGACCTGAGTGCCGGGCACGCCGCAGCGCTGTCCGGTCGCCCGCTCGCCAAGGTGTTCAGCCACGCCGGCATGGTCGCCTACGAGGGCACGAAGATGTCGAAGTCCCTCGGCAACCTCGTCCTCGTCTCACGCTTGGCCGCCGACGGAGCAGACCCCTCGGCCATCCGACTCGCGATCCTCGCGAACCACTACCGCAGCGACTGGGAGTGGCACGACGAGCACCTCGTCCTGGCCGATCGTCGGCTCGGGACCTGGCGTTCGGCCTTCGCGACGGACGCCGCGAGTGGAGCGTCCGCCGTCGAGCTGCTGCAGGCGATGCGGGTCCGACTGGCGGACGACCTCGACACCCCGGGTGCCATCGCACTCGTCGACGCCGCAGCGACGACCGGCGTCGACGACGCCGACCTCGCGCGGTCGGCCGTCGACGCGCTCCTCGGCGTTCGCTGA
- a CDS encoding DEAD/DEAH box helicase, producing the protein MNAEISSTQHLGGSAAEHLSPAFPERAAWGTASKLRAWQAEALEQYFTTEPRDFLAAATPGAGKTTFALRLASELLHRGTIDRITVVAPTDHLKRQWAEAASRVGIRLDPNFANRDQVFGRHYHGVAVTYAQVAANPPVHQRTTDSGRTLVILDEVHHGGDALSWGDGIHEAFSRATRRLSLTGTPFRSDTAPIPFVVYQPDHQGIRTSVTDYNYGYGRALQDGVVRPVLFMVYAGHMRWRTKAGDEMEARLGEGNTKDITSAAWRTALDPQGDWIPAVLKSADLRLSEVRQAVPDAGGLVIATDQTTARAYAAILHELTGEQPTVVLSDEKEASDRIADFSGNTKRWMVAVRMVSEGVDVPRLAVGVYATSSATPLFFAQAIGRFVRARRRGEIASIFLPNVPNLMALAEKLELERDHALDRPSDPDAEGDLFNPEDAMMAAAEREDKASDSLLEEFTWQAVSSDAHFDRVVFDGDEFGELAQPGTEEEFDFIGFPGLLEPEQVHELLVQRQSRQAKRGAFVDKNAASPSPQADIPAPLYRTLKEQRQVLNTLVGLYAKHTKEPHGLVHAELRRVCGGPAVAQASVTQLQSRIDLLRRRLGHGH; encoded by the coding sequence GTGAACGCGGAAATCTCTTCGACCCAGCACCTGGGCGGGTCCGCAGCCGAACACCTCTCACCGGCCTTCCCGGAACGCGCAGCGTGGGGCACGGCGAGCAAGCTTCGAGCCTGGCAGGCCGAGGCGCTCGAGCAGTACTTCACGACCGAACCCCGTGACTTCCTCGCGGCGGCGACACCGGGCGCAGGCAAGACGACGTTCGCGCTACGGCTCGCGTCCGAACTCCTCCATCGCGGCACGATCGACCGCATCACGGTCGTCGCCCCGACCGATCATCTGAAGCGCCAGTGGGCCGAGGCCGCGAGCCGGGTCGGCATCCGCCTCGACCCGAACTTCGCGAACCGCGACCAGGTCTTCGGCCGCCACTACCACGGTGTCGCCGTCACCTACGCCCAGGTCGCGGCGAACCCGCCCGTGCATCAGCGCACGACCGACTCGGGTCGCACCCTCGTCATCCTCGACGAGGTCCACCACGGCGGCGACGCCCTGAGCTGGGGCGACGGCATCCACGAGGCCTTCTCGCGGGCGACCCGTCGCCTGTCGCTGACCGGGACCCCGTTCCGGTCCGACACGGCACCGATCCCGTTCGTGGTCTACCAGCCGGACCACCAGGGCATCCGGACCTCCGTCACCGACTACAACTACGGGTACGGTCGCGCGCTCCAGGACGGGGTCGTCCGTCCGGTGCTCTTCATGGTCTACGCCGGTCACATGCGCTGGCGGACCAAGGCCGGCGACGAGATGGAGGCCCGTCTCGGCGAGGGCAACACCAAGGACATCACCTCCGCGGCCTGGCGCACCGCCCTCGACCCGCAGGGTGACTGGATCCCGGCGGTCCTGAAGTCCGCCGACCTCCGGCTGTCCGAGGTCCGTCAAGCGGTCCCGGACGCCGGCGGACTCGTGATCGCCACCGATCAGACGACCGCGCGAGCCTACGCGGCCATCTTGCACGAGCTGACGGGGGAGCAGCCCACGGTCGTCCTCTCCGATGAGAAGGAGGCCAGCGATCGGATCGCCGACTTCTCGGGGAACACCAAGCGCTGGATGGTCGCGGTCCGCATGGTGTCGGAAGGCGTGGACGTCCCACGACTCGCCGTCGGCGTCTACGCGACGTCGTCCGCCACGCCGCTGTTCTTCGCGCAGGCGATCGGGCGATTCGTCCGGGCACGTCGACGCGGCGAGATCGCGAGCATCTTCCTCCCGAACGTGCCGAACCTGATGGCCCTCGCTGAGAAACTCGAGCTCGAACGCGACCACGCGCTCGACCGCCCGAGCGACCCGGACGCGGAGGGCGACCTCTTCAACCCGGAGGACGCGATGATGGCGGCCGCGGAGCGCGAGGACAAGGCTTCCGACTCACTCCTCGAGGAGTTCACCTGGCAGGCCGTCTCTTCGGACGCGCACTTCGACCGGGTGGTGTTCGACGGCGACGAGTTCGGCGAGCTCGCCCAGCCGGGCACCGAGGAGGAGTTCGACTTCATCGGGTTCCCCGGGCTCCTCGAGCCTGAACAGGTGCACGAACTGCTCGTGCAGCGCCAGAGCCGCCAGGCCAAGCGCGGGGCGTTCGTCGACAAGAACGCCGCCTCGCCGAGTCCGCAGGCGGACATCCCCGCTCCGCTCTACCGCACCCTCAAGGAGCAGCGCCAGGTGCTCAACACCCTGGTGGGCCTTTACGCCAAGCACACGAAGGAGCCGCACGGACTCGTGCACGCGGAACTGCGACGCGTCTGCGGCGGGCCCGCCGTGGCACAGGCGAGCGTGACGCAGCTGCAGTCACGCATCGACCTGCTCCGGCGTCGCCTGGGTCACGGGCACTGA
- a CDS encoding HAD family phosphatase: MTTLLPAAVLWDMDGTVVDTEPYWMEAETELVAAHGGTWTHEDGLLLVGNGLWDSAAVLQGRGVALDADTIVAHLTDHVRRLIQERGVPFRPGAQELLHELREAGVPTALVTMSIRSMAEDIASGIPFDAFDLIVAGDEVEQPKPHPDPYLRAAEALGVDPRECIAIEDSATGLASALAAGTIAVSVPHIVPIPEGPHHTTWDTLAGRSVADLAELRSTASGPTHHPETEAAQR, translated from the coding sequence GTGACCACTCTCCTCCCTGCCGCAGTCCTCTGGGACATGGACGGCACCGTCGTCGACACCGAGCCCTACTGGATGGAGGCCGAGACCGAGCTGGTCGCGGCCCACGGTGGCACCTGGACCCATGAGGACGGCCTCCTGCTCGTCGGGAACGGGCTCTGGGACTCCGCCGCCGTCCTCCAGGGCCGCGGCGTCGCGCTGGACGCGGACACGATCGTCGCCCACCTCACGGACCACGTCCGGCGCCTCATCCAGGAACGCGGCGTCCCGTTCCGTCCCGGCGCCCAGGAGCTGCTCCACGAGCTCCGGGAGGCCGGCGTGCCGACCGCACTCGTCACCATGTCGATCCGGTCCATGGCCGAGGACATCGCGAGCGGCATCCCGTTCGACGCGTTCGACCTCATCGTCGCCGGCGACGAGGTCGAGCAGCCCAAGCCCCACCCGGACCCCTACCTGAGGGCCGCCGAGGCACTCGGTGTCGACCCGCGCGAGTGCATCGCGATCGAGGACTCCGCCACCGGTCTCGCGTCCGCGCTCGCGGCTGGGACCATCGCCGTGTCGGTCCCGCACATCGTGCCGATCCCCGAGGGCCCGCACCACACCACCTGGGACACCCTCGCCGGGCGCTCCGTCGCCGACCTCGCCGAGCTGCGCTCGACCGCGAGCGGCCCCACCCACCACCCCGAGACAGAGGCAGCACAGCGATGA
- a CDS encoding undecaprenyl-diphosphate phosphatase — protein sequence MDLINAIILGLVQGLTEFLPISSSAHLRILGEFLPGAKDPGAAFTAITQIGTEAAVVVFFWRDIVRIISSWCKALVGKIPRDDADARMGWLIIIGSLPIVVLGLLFQDEIETTFRSLWIVAIMLIVFGILLGVADAVGAKKRRLKSLTYRDGAIFGGAQALALIPGVSRSGGTITAGLFMGYERRAAARYAFLLAIPAVFGSGFYQVFKSIGEPSPYGPVETLVATVIAFVVGLAVIAFFMSYISKRSFLPFVVYRIVLGVVLLVLLGTGVINA from the coding sequence GTGGACCTCATCAACGCCATCATCCTCGGACTCGTCCAGGGACTCACCGAGTTCCTGCCGATCTCGTCGAGCGCACACCTGCGCATCCTCGGCGAGTTCCTCCCGGGGGCGAAGGACCCTGGCGCGGCGTTCACCGCGATCACCCAGATCGGTACCGAGGCCGCCGTCGTGGTGTTCTTCTGGCGCGACATCGTCCGCATCATCTCCTCCTGGTGCAAGGCCCTCGTCGGCAAGATCCCGAGGGATGACGCCGACGCCCGCATGGGGTGGCTGATCATCATCGGCAGCCTCCCCATCGTCGTGCTCGGCCTGTTGTTCCAGGACGAGATCGAGACGACCTTCCGCTCACTGTGGATCGTCGCGATCATGCTCATCGTGTTCGGCATCCTGCTCGGTGTCGCCGACGCCGTCGGAGCGAAGAAGCGACGACTGAAGAGCCTGACCTACCGCGACGGCGCGATCTTCGGAGGCGCCCAGGCCCTCGCCCTCATCCCCGGTGTCTCCCGCTCCGGTGGCACGATCACGGCGGGGCTGTTCATGGGCTACGAGCGCCGTGCTGCGGCGCGGTACGCCTTCCTGCTCGCGATCCCCGCGGTGTTCGGCAGCGGCTTCTACCAGGTCTTCAAGAGCATCGGCGAGCCGAGCCCGTACGGACCGGTCGAGACGCTCGTGGCCACGGTCATCGCGTTCGTCGTCGGCCTCGCGGTCATCGCCTTCTTCATGAGCTACATCTCGAAGCGCAGCTTCCTGCCCTTCGTCGTCTACCGCATCGTGCTCGGCGTCGTCCTGCTGGTGCTGCTCGGCACGGGCGTGATCAACGCGTGA
- a CDS encoding tRNA (adenine-N1)-methyltransferase, protein MSANHQPANSGPFREGDRVQLTGPKGRKNTITLEAGKVFHTHRGMIEHTTIIGLPDGSVVANTEGIEHLALRPLLVDFVMSMPRGAAIIYPKDAAEIIGQADIFPGATVVEAGVGSGALSLWLLRAIGPSGRLASFERRDEFADVARGNVATFFGYDPQNWSVTVGDLQETLPDTMPAESVDRVVLDMLAPWECLDVAWEALKPGGVILCYVATVTQLSRVAEAIRGTGGFTNPQSNETMMRGWHVEGLAVRPDHRMIGHTGFLITARKLAPGTVLPELKRRASKSDFSAEDVELWTPGALGERSASAKILRKRARSAGASAELSRARGLDDESAGPDGSIEPSAAEPPLGDER, encoded by the coding sequence ATGAGCGCGAACCACCAGCCGGCGAACAGCGGGCCCTTCCGCGAAGGCGACCGCGTCCAGCTGACCGGACCGAAGGGGCGGAAGAACACCATCACGCTGGAGGCCGGCAAGGTCTTCCACACGCACCGCGGGATGATCGAGCACACCACGATCATCGGCCTGCCGGACGGCAGCGTCGTCGCCAACACCGAGGGCATCGAGCACCTCGCGCTCCGGCCGCTGTTGGTCGACTTCGTGATGTCGATGCCTCGCGGTGCCGCCATCATCTACCCGAAGGACGCGGCCGAGATCATCGGCCAGGCGGACATCTTCCCCGGCGCGACGGTCGTCGAGGCCGGTGTCGGTTCCGGCGCGCTCTCCCTCTGGCTCCTCCGGGCCATCGGACCGTCGGGCAGGTTGGCCTCCTTCGAGCGTCGGGACGAGTTCGCCGACGTCGCCCGCGGCAACGTCGCGACCTTCTTCGGCTACGACCCGCAGAACTGGTCGGTCACGGTCGGCGACCTCCAGGAGACCCTGCCCGACACGATGCCCGCCGAATCCGTCGATCGCGTGGTGCTCGACATGCTCGCACCGTGGGAGTGCCTCGACGTCGCGTGGGAGGCGCTGAAGCCCGGTGGAGTGATCCTCTGCTACGTCGCCACCGTCACCCAGCTGTCCCGGGTCGCCGAGGCGATCCGCGGGACGGGCGGCTTCACGAACCCGCAGTCGAACGAGACGATGATGCGCGGGTGGCACGTCGAGGGACTCGCCGTGCGACCGGACCACCGGATGATCGGACACACGGGCTTCCTCATCACCGCGCGGAAGCTCGCACCCGGCACGGTCCTGCCCGAGCTGAAGCGACGCGCCTCGAAGAGCGACTTCAGCGCCGAGGACGTCGAGCTGTGGACACCGGGCGCCCTCGGGGAACGCTCCGCGAGCGCGAAGATCCTGCGGAAGCGTGCCAGGAGCGCCGGGGCGAGCGCCGAGCTCTCCCGGGCGCGGGGCCTCGACGACGAGAGTGCGGGGCCCGACGGGTCGATCGAACCGTCCGCCGCTGAGCCGCCGCTCGGCGACGAGCGTTGA
- a CDS encoding YafY family protein, whose product MSSARESPKPVPVEERLFSLVLALLATQTGLTKNEILSTVQGYRQQYSSGGGNASLERQFERDKDNIRELGVPLETIEQPGEPGNNQSMRYRIPKGAYELPTDVRFTPAELSLLSLAATVWREGSLSGQSQRAMTKLRSLGIEPDEPIIGYAPRLRTREASFEPLDAALERRSVVAFPYLKPGEARPRVRTVAPLALVQHEGRWHLYATDRTVDEPRTFLLSRIVGPVKPTGESFPADDRDHAADAIDGLRRVSSSQRALVRVRPGTDAAARLGNRYGVSDTERTELTIPYLDHHILADELAGFGPEVVVLDPPALVEAVASRLELVVARHRATDDAPHPEETARG is encoded by the coding sequence GTGTCCTCAGCCCGCGAGTCCCCGAAGCCGGTCCCGGTGGAGGAGCGACTTTTCAGCCTCGTGCTCGCGCTCCTCGCCACGCAGACCGGCCTGACGAAGAACGAGATCCTGTCGACCGTCCAGGGGTACCGCCAGCAGTATTCGAGTGGCGGTGGCAACGCCAGCCTCGAGCGACAGTTCGAGCGCGACAAGGACAACATCCGCGAACTCGGCGTCCCGCTCGAGACGATCGAGCAGCCGGGTGAACCCGGCAACAACCAGTCGATGCGCTATCGGATCCCGAAGGGCGCCTACGAGCTCCCCACCGACGTCCGGTTCACCCCGGCGGAGCTGTCACTGCTGTCGCTCGCAGCCACCGTTTGGCGTGAGGGGTCGCTCTCCGGCCAGTCGCAGCGCGCGATGACGAAGTTGCGGTCGCTCGGCATCGAGCCCGACGAACCGATCATCGGATACGCGCCGAGACTCCGCACCCGGGAGGCCTCGTTCGAACCGCTCGACGCGGCCCTCGAACGTCGGTCCGTGGTCGCCTTCCCCTACCTGAAGCCCGGCGAGGCGCGGCCACGCGTCCGCACCGTCGCACCGTTGGCGCTCGTCCAGCACGAGGGTCGCTGGCACCTCTACGCGACCGACCGGACGGTGGACGAGCCCCGGACGTTCCTCCTGTCGCGGATCGTCGGTCCGGTCAAGCCGACGGGGGAGTCGTTCCCCGCCGACGACCGCGACCACGCCGCCGACGCGATCGACGGCCTGCGCCGCGTGTCCTCGTCGCAACGCGCCCTCGTCCGTGTCCGGCCCGGGACCGACGCCGCGGCCCGCCTCGGCAACCGCTACGGCGTCAGCGACACGGAGCGCACGGAACTCACCATCCCGTACCTCGACCACCACATCCTCGCCGACGAGCTCGCCGGGTTCGGCCCGGAGGTCGTCGTCCTCGACCCTCCGGCGCTCGTCGAGGCCGTGGCGTCCAGACTCGAGCTGGTCGTCGCCCGCCACCGCGCGACCGACGACGCACCCCACCCCGAGGAGACCGCCCGTGGCTAA